The sequence GGCAATTGCCTGGGCATCCTGACTTTATTAAAAGTACCGTGAATAAAAATCCTTTTAATCGTCAATACATGATCTCCCGGATTCAATCCGAGAAAGAGTGGGATCTCTGTATCATCGGCGGAGGGGCGACAGGTTTAGGCATTGCGGTTGATGCAGCATCACGCGGATTGTCGACGCTGCTGGTAGAGAAACATGATTTTGCCAAAGGAACATCATCGCGCAGCACTAAACTGGTGCATGGCGGCGTCCGGTATCTTCGTCAAGGAAATATTCCATTAGTAAAAGAAGCGTTAAAAGAACGTGGTTTGCTGCTGCAGAATGCTCCTCACCTGGTCAAAAAACAATCGTTCGTTATTCCGAATTATACCTGGTGGGAAACTCCATTTTACGGTGTGGGACTGAAAGCATATGACTGGCTTGCGGGAGATTTGGGATTCGGAAACACGCAAATGTTGTCGATTGAAGAAACGCTCCAATGTGCACCAACATTACAAACAGATGGATTGCAAGGGGGCGTTCTTTATTATGATGGACAATTCGACGATGCACGGTTGGCAATTCATCTTGCAATGACTGCCGCAGAACATGGCGCTGTTCTTGTCAACTATATGAGCGTTGAACAGCTATTGAAAGTGAACGGGAAAATCTGCGGCGTAGCAATTACTGACTACATTGAACAGAGATCTTATGAAGTAAAGGCAAAAATGGTGATTAATGCGACGGGTGTATTTGCCGATTCCATTTTAAAAATGGACAATGTCAATGCTCAATCTATTGTTACACTCAGTCAGGGAATTCACGTCGTTGTTGATCGAGAATTCCTCCCTTCCGCCACCGCTATCATGATTCCGCACACCGATGATAACCGTGTCCTCTTTGCTGTTCCATGGCATAATAAAACAATTATTGGTACAACCGACACCCTTATTGAAACTGTTTCTGCGGAACCTGTAGCATTGAACGACGAAGTTGATTTCGTCATGCACCACATCGGAAAATATTTGACAAAAAAACCGCTGCAGCATGATATCCGCAGTATTTTTGCTGGTTTACGTCCTCTTGTCAAAGAGGAGGCAGAATCAACAGCAGCGTTATCACGGGAACATCATATTTCTATTTCGGATTCCAATCTCGTGAGCGTGGTCGGTGGAAAGTGGACAACGTATAGAAAAATGTCCGAAGATGTTCTGCATATTACTTTAAATCATTTCGGTGCTGAGGAAAAACCGTGCACCACACATCACTTAAAAATTCATGGCTGGAAGATTGAAGTTGATTTTAACACGCCGCTCTATTATTATGGCTACGATGAAAAATTGATTCACACATTAATAACGGTTGATCCGACTCTGAGAAAAATAATTCATCCTTCGTTACCATTTGTAAAGGCAGAGTTTATCTGGGCGGTACGAAACGAGATGTGCATGACGGTGGAAGATGCGTTGAGCCGAAGGACACGGGCGTTGCTGCTTGATGCAAAAGCGGCAATTGAATCCGCTCCGGTTGTAGCAGCGCTGCTGGCTGATGAAATGCAGAAGGATGAACAATGGATCCAGCGACAAGTTGAAGAATTTACGAGTGTCGCAAAACAGTATCTTCCCAAACAATCATTTTGAAACATGATCGACTAATTTCCTATTCTACTCACCAACTCATACATATTATGACACCCTTTCTTGGAGAATTTATCGGCACGGCGCTTCTTATTATTTTAGGAGACGGCGTTGTAGCAAATGTTGTACTGAACAAAACTAAAGGAAACGGCGGCGGATGGATCGTCATCACCTTTGGATGGGCAATGGGAGTGTTTGTCGGTGTATATTCCGTTGCCGCGGTTAGCGGTGCACATATTAATCCTGCCGTCACTATTGCGCTCGCATTCGCTCAAAAAGTATCTTGGAATATAGTTCCGATGTATATACTAGCGCAAATGCTGGGCGCAATGTTTGGCGCATTTTTGGTTTGGCTTTCTTACAAGCAGCATTTTGATGCAACAGAAAATAAAGACCTACAATTGGCAGTCTTTTGTACTGGTCCAGCAATTCGAAATCCGTTTTATAATTTTTTAACAGAAGTTATCGGAACGTTTGTGCTGGTATCTGGTGTGCTGCATATTGTTGCTCCGCAAAGCAGTTTGGGTGCGTTGGATGCTCTCCCTGTAGCGTTATTAGTGCTTGGCATCGGATTATCACTTGGCGGTCCAACTGGATATGCTATTAATCCGGCAAGAGATTTAGGTCCGCGCATTATGCATTTTATATTGCCGATTGCCAACAAACGGGACAGCGATTGGGGATATGCGTGGATACCGGTGATCGCTCCGATTATTGGTGCGTTACTTGCTGTAGTAGTATTTCAAATGATGTAAGTTTTTCACTTTTTATTCACTCGTTCCTAAACTCAATTTGGGAACGAGAGTGTAATGTTCTCTGTCATCAATCTTTCAACAAACTCTTCAACAGAGTCATATTCTCCACATCTTCATGCAGATCGTTGCTCTTTGGTGTCTCCAAAATCTTTGGAATGTGGGCAAACCGATCATCATTCATCAATAATCGAAATCCTGTCAGTCCGATGGCGCCTTTGCCAATGTGCTCGTGGCGATCAACGTGTGAGCCGAGTCCTTTCTTTGAATCATTGATGTGAAATGCAACAAGCCGATCCAACCCCACAATCTCGTCAAACAGAATGAATGTTTCTTCATATCCTTTTTCAGTTGAGATGTCGTATCCAGCTGCAAAGATGTGACAGGTGTCGATGCAAATAGCCATTCGTTCGGGATGAGCAACCCCGTCAATGATTGCGCGAAGATGCTCGAACTTATAACCGACATTAGTCCCCTGCCCCGCAGTTGCTTCCAAAACACTTTTTACTTTAAAACCTTTCGTTGCATCGTGAGCAATATTCAAACTTTCGCAGATCCCTTTTATCCCCTCTTCATCTCCGAGTCCAAGGTGAGAACCGGGATGAAAATTCAATAATTGTATTCCTAACTGTTCGCATCGCTCCAGTTCATCGATGAATGCTTCGCGAGATTTTTTTAGAATGTCTGGATTGGTTGCACACAGATTAATCAGATAGGAATCGTGTGAGACCACTGGTGCAATACCGGCCGCAGAAATTTTCTTTTTATACTGCGTAATATCTTCTTCCGTGAACGGTTTTCCATTCCACTGATTATTGTTTTTTGTAAACACCTGCAATGCGGTGCAGCCAATCGAAATTGCACGGTCAACAGACGTATGTACGCCTCCGGCGATTGACATATGGGCTCCTAAGAGCAGAGATTGTTGTTTCATTGTATTATCCATTTTTACGTATGATATATTGAGTGTACAAAAATTCCCTTACTTTTGATATTGCTACTCCAGCACTATTTCGATACCATTGTCCCAAAGGACTGTTCTTCTGTAGCAAAAACATATGCGTACACCATGCTTTTCACTTCAAATAATGTTTTTTTGTTTCACCTGCACTGTTGTTTCTGCCCAAACAGTCACAATTGGAGGAATAGTCGTTGATTCATACTCAAAATCCCCGGTGGATTCTGCCCGGCTCGAAATTTCTCTAACCTCCGATCCAGTAAAAAAATACACAGTATATTCAACCGTAACGGGAAAATGGTCATATACGTTTCAAACCAATGGCATCGATCATTCAACTTCTGTTCCTCTCTCCTTTCAAGTGCCTCAAAATTTTCCAAATCCGTTCAATCCATCTACGACCATTTCATTTTCAATTCCAGGAAACGGATCGGTATCTCTATCGGTTCACAACATCCTCGGTCAATTGATTGATGCAAAAACATTCACACTTATAGCCGGTGAATATAGTATTCGATGGAGCGGGAAAGGTGCGGCGGGAACATTGTTTTACACAATACAATATAACGGACGATCAATCACAAAGAAAATGCTTCAATTGGATGGAGGAAGCGGTAACGGTCTCGGAGATGTTTATTTAGTGGGTGGGTATGCAGCTTCATTGCAAAAGAAACAAGCAAGTGACTACAAAATCAAAATCTACAAATTAGGGTATGAACAAGATTCCATTACCGTTCCTGAAGTAAGTAGTACAGGAATAGATTTCTCGATCATCACTGTTCATCGACGCGCATTTGTTTTCGATCTTCATAATGACGTAGCAGAATTGATGGTTAATGGATATCAGATTGGTACCCGACATACATCCAATCAAAGCGATATTCCAAGATTTTTTGACGGCGGAATCGATGCACAAATGATTGTGCTTTGGCCGGATCCAAGCGATTATCCAACAACAGCCTATTTGCGGACAAAAGAGATGTATGATACCTGTATGGCACAATTCGGTAGAAATGCATCAAAGATCGCAAGAGCATCTTCTGTCTCCGAAATTCAGTCTGTAAATACTGCTGGGAAAATTGCCGCTGTTCTTTGTGTTGAAGGAGGAATTGCGATCGAGGAAGATTTGAATAAATTAATTGCGCTGTACAATCTTGGTGCTCGATATCTAACAATTACATGGAACAACAGCACATCGTGGGCTACTTCGGCGGCAGATGCCCAATCGGCAACAAAAGGATTATCAGACTTCGGTAAACAAGTGATTCGTACGATGGATTCGCTCGGTATGATCATTGA is a genomic window of Bacteroidota bacterium containing:
- a CDS encoding membrane dipeptidase encodes the protein MRTPCFSLQIMFFCFTCTVVSAQTVTIGGIVVDSYSKSPVDSARLEISLTSDPVKKYTVYSTVTGKWSYTFQTNGIDHSTSVPLSFQVPQNFPNPFNPSTTISFSIPGNGSVSLSVHNILGQLIDAKTFTLIAGEYSIRWSGKGAAGTLFYTIQYNGRSITKKMLQLDGGSGNGLGDVYLVGGYAASLQKKQASDYKIKIYKLGYEQDSITVPEVSSTGIDFSIITVHRRAFVFDLHNDVAELMVNGYQIGTRHTSNQSDIPRFFDGGIDAQMIVLWPDPSDYPTTAYLRTKEMYDTCMAQFGRNASKIARASSVSEIQSVNTAGKIAAVLCVEGGIAIEEDLNKLIALYNLGARYLTITWNNSTSWATSAADAQSATKGLSDFGKQVIRTMDSLGMIIDVSHTGIKTIEDILVVTKNPIIASHSGARALRNHTRNLTDTQIKAIANGGGVVGVVFYTSFISSSPAASVTIDTVIKHIDYIKNLVGIDHVAIGSDYDGGITAPVGLENVSKLQNLTMALLRKGYSSMDVRKILGENYLRVFKAVCK
- a CDS encoding glycerol-3-phosphate dehydrogenase/oxidase is translated as MISRIQSEKEWDLCIIGGGATGLGIAVDAASRGLSTLLVEKHDFAKGTSSRSTKLVHGGVRYLRQGNIPLVKEALKERGLLLQNAPHLVKKQSFVIPNYTWWETPFYGVGLKAYDWLAGDLGFGNTQMLSIEETLQCAPTLQTDGLQGGVLYYDGQFDDARLAIHLAMTAAEHGAVLVNYMSVEQLLKVNGKICGVAITDYIEQRSYEVKAKMVINATGVFADSILKMDNVNAQSIVTLSQGIHVVVDREFLPSATAIMIPHTDDNRVLFAVPWHNKTIIGTTDTLIETVSAEPVALNDEVDFVMHHIGKYLTKKPLQHDIRSIFAGLRPLVKEEAESTAALSREHHISISDSNLVSVVGGKWTTYRKMSEDVLHITLNHFGAEEKPCTTHHLKIHGWKIEVDFNTPLYYYGYDEKLIHTLITVDPTLRKIIHPSLPFVKAEFIWAVRNEMCMTVEDALSRRTRALLLDAKAAIESAPVVAALLADEMQKDEQWIQRQVEEFTSVAKQYLPKQSF
- a CDS encoding MIP/aquaporin family protein, which gives rise to MTPFLGEFIGTALLIILGDGVVANVVLNKTKGNGGGWIVITFGWAMGVFVGVYSVAAVSGAHINPAVTIALAFAQKVSWNIVPMYILAQMLGAMFGAFLVWLSYKQHFDATENKDLQLAVFCTGPAIRNPFYNFLTEVIGTFVLVSGVLHIVAPQSSLGALDALPVALLVLGIGLSLGGPTGYAINPARDLGPRIMHFILPIANKRDSDWGYAWIPVIAPIIGALLAVVVFQMM
- the nfo gene encoding deoxyribonuclease IV, which codes for MKQQSLLLGAHMSIAGGVHTSVDRAISIGCTALQVFTKNNNQWNGKPFTEEDITQYKKKISAAGIAPVVSHDSYLINLCATNPDILKKSREAFIDELERCEQLGIQLLNFHPGSHLGLGDEEGIKGICESLNIAHDATKGFKVKSVLEATAGQGTNVGYKFEHLRAIIDGVAHPERMAICIDTCHIFAAGYDISTEKGYEETFILFDEIVGLDRLVAFHINDSKKGLGSHVDRHEHIGKGAIGLTGFRLLMNDDRFAHIPKILETPKSNDLHEDVENMTLLKSLLKD